The genomic window GTCTTCTCGGCGATTGCCTCGCTGAGTGATATGGTGAGGGACTTTAGGAAATACGGCTCTGGCTTGTCTTGGCATAGCAGCAGCTTAACATGCATCAAATTTAAAGGGTAGCGTCCCCTTATTTTTCCCCTTATTTTACTAGAATTAATCTATTTATTTACAAGCAACATCTCGAGATTTAGGTGTCATTTCAACTTGATGGGTATTAATATTAATTATCCAATACTCGCAAATGGAAGAAAGTCGAGTCCTTGTGACGCCATCATCTGTACGATAAATCTCTCTAGGTCTTCTAGCCACCAACAGCCTATCACCATCTACTTTATATTCATCGACTCTAGAATCAATGACAATCTGCTTAGATCGTTCATTTCCTGTATACACAATATTAATTTCATTTCCACCGGCATAATTATATTCATAGCCATTGATGATAGGATCCGCGAAGTCTCCGACGCCAGGCCCCAAGAATTGACTAGCTACCACAAGTAACAACGCAAACAAAGTAAGCGCCACCAAAATCACTTTAATTGGTTTCTTGAGCGACATTGGGCTGTCCTGAATAGTGGATAAGAAAATCCGTACCTACAAATATTCCTGCGCCCGAAGCAAAATAGAAACCACCATAAGTTTCAAAGTTACGAACCGGATAATCAAGAATTTAAGGGGTCAGAGCCCATAAAAATATTCATAAATTCAAAGCCTTTAAATTCAAATTATTTTTAAACTTTCTCTGAAACACACTACTGCGCAAATGGATCCCGCAATAAAATATTATCATCGCGATCGGGACTTGTAGATACGATGTCTATCGGTATGCCCACTACTTCTTGCATTTTATGTAAGTAATTTTTTGCTTCGATAGGTAGTTTGTCAAACTGACGCACGCCTACTGTTGATGTCTGCCAACCTGGCATGTCGATGTAAACAGGTTCGCATGCGGCATACGCTTCTGCGCCTACAGGTGGCATGTCTAATTCTTTGCCATCTACTTTATAACCAACGCAGATACGCAGTGTTTCTAAACCATCTAATACGTCTAACTTTGTTACGCATAAACCACTGACGCTATTTATTTGTACTGCGCGGCGTAATGCTACTGCATCAAACCATCCGCAACGACGTGCACGTCCTGTGGTTGAACCAAATTCGTGGCCGCGTTTTGCAAGATGCTCGCCCATTGCATCAAACAATTCGGTGGGAAATGGTCCAGCGCCCACACGTGTGGTGTACGCTTTGGTAATACCTAATACGTAATCTAAATCTAATGGCCCCATGCCACTGCCGGTGCATGCACCGCCTGCGGTGGTATTGGATGATGTTACAAATGGATAGGTACCATGATCAACATCAAGCAAGGTGCCTTGCGCACCTTCGAATAAAATAGGTTTGTCTTGCGCGATCCAATATTGCACGCGTGTTGATACGTCATCCATCATCGGTAAAACATGTTCGGCAATTGCTAAAGTTTCATCGAGTAATTGCTGAAAATCAAAGGTGTCGGTTTTGTAGTAATGCTTTAACATAAAATTATGCACGTCTAACACTTCACCTAATTTTGCTGCGAAACGTTCACGATGTAATAAATCACCTAACCGAATTGCACGTCGTGCAACTTTGTCTTCGTAGGCAGGGCCAATGCCACGACCGGTTGTACCAATCGCCGCTGAACCGCGCGCGCGTTCACGCGCTTGATCGATTGCAACGTGATACGGCAAAATTAATGGACAGGCTTCAGAAATTTTTAAACGTTTACGTGCCGGCACGCCTTTGGCTTCGAGCATAGCGATTTCTTCCATCAACGCGCTGGGTGATACGACTACGCCATTGCCAATTAAACATTCTACGTTCTCACGCAAGATGCCCGATGGAATTAAATGCAATACGGTTTTTTCACCGTTGATAACTAAAGTATGACCGGCATTGTGGCCGCCTTGAAAACGCACGACGGCTGCAACACCGCGATCCGTTAACATGTCAACGATCTTGCCTTTGCCTTCATCACCCCATTGGGTGCCAAGTACTAATACATTTTTTGCCATGAGAGTCGCACTATATAAAAGGATTAAAGAGGTTTAACTTGCCAGCCTTGCGCAGTTTTTAACAGTTGTCTGTTACAACTTAATGCGGCTGGGTTAACAATTTTTTTTGTATCAGTTTCAGGTAATGCTTGAATCACACATTCGCCTTGCGCTCGCAACGTGGTGATCGCTTGCCATAGCGCGGCTTCATCTTGCGCACTCACAACGGGCGCGTAAATCGCTGCAATGTTTTTTATGTCGTGCGTGGTTAAACGCATCAAGGCATTTAAATCCGTGCTAAATCCTGTTGCTGCACGCGGCCGACCAAACACGGCACCGATACCGTCATATCGACCACCGCGTGCTACTTCTTGACCTTCACCTGGCGCATAAGCGGCAAACACAACGCCCGTTTGGTGATAGTGATAACCGCGCAATTCTGCTAAATCAAAATGTAAATTTAAATCCGGTGCGCGCTGTTGTACGCCTTCCGCTACCTGTGTTAAATAATCCAATGCTTCAACGACTTTTTTGCCTGCGGCTTTTAATTGCGTGCGGGCTTTGTTTAATACACTGATGTCGCCGTTTAGTTCGACTAACGCTAATAACATTGCCTGCGCATTTGCATTCACTTTATTCGCAGTCAGATATTCACGAATTTCAACCAAGGCTTTGCGCTGTAATAAATCAAACACCGTATCCGTTTGCGCTTTATCAAAACCCGCAGCATTCGCTACTTCACGATAAATGCCCACATGACCAATATCAATATAGAGTTCTTGTAAACCTGCCGCACGCAAGGTTTCGATCATCAAGCTGATGATTTCAATATCACTCGCCGGACCTTCATGGCCATATAATTCTGCGCCGGTTTGCACAGGACTGCGCGAACCTGCAAAACCATCGGGGCGTGTGTGCAATACAGTGCCGATATAACATAAGCGTGTGGGTTCATCGCGGCGTAATTGATGCGCATCAATACGTGCTACTTGCGGCGTCATGTCTGCGCGTATGCCCATCATGCGACCATTTAATTGATCGGTGATTTTAAATGTTTGTAATTCTAAGTCACTGCCTGCGCCGATCAACAATGATTCTAAATATTCAATCAACGGTGGAATAACTAACTCGTAGCCCCAGCTAGCATATTGATCTAATAAACGACGACGCAACAATTCCAAGCGCGCAGCTTCTTGCGGCAAAATTTCTTGAATGCCTTCGGGTAATAGCCAGCGATTGTCGGTCATGTGTTTTTTTATTTACCTAAAATTTTTCAGCTTAACCAGTACAACAACACAACGCCCAACAACATGCTGCTCAAACCACTGATACGCAATGCACGATCTGGCATTAAAGCAATTTGTTGCATCATGTTGCGCCAACGTTGCGGCGCGGCAAAAGGCAACAAACCTTCTATCACGAGTAACAATGCAATACTGGTGACAATGCTATGCCACGCCATTAAACTTATCGCTTACCCGCTGAATCTTTCAGATAACGAAAAAAATCTGAATTCGGATCTAAAATAAGCATGTCGCCTTCTTTACCTAACGCATTGCGATACGCTTGCAAGCTTCGATGAAACGCATAGAACTCTGGATTGCGACCATACGCTTTTGCATAAATTTGCGCAGCTTGTGCATCACCTTCACCGCGAATAATTTCCGCTTCTGAATACGCTTTAGATAAAATTTCTTCACGTTCGCGCTCAGAACGTGCGCGCAGTTTTCTGGCTTCTTCATCACCGCGTGAACGGAAATCTTGTGCTGCGGCTTCGCGTTCTTTAATCATTCGATCATAAACGGATTGACTCACTTCACGCGAAAAGTCGACGCGCTTTAAACGCACATCAACAATTTCAATGCCGAGTTTTTGCGCTTCGATATCTACATTTTTGCGCACTACATTCATGATTTCAGTACGATCACCCGAAATAACTTCTTGAATAGCACGCAAACCAAACTGACCTTTTAATGCATCGACAATAGTACGACTTAAGCGATCGTTCGCCATCGTCATACTGCCACGACCAGTAGCCTTATAAAACTTGGTTATGTCAACAATTCGCCATTTTACAAAAGCGTCTACTTCGACATTTTTCTTTTCAGCCGTTAAAAATTTTTCAGGCGGCAAATCAACTGTTTGAATACGCTTGTCAAATTTGCGTGCTGATTCAATAAAAGGCCATTTAAAATGCAGACCTGGCTTGTAATCCGCTTTGACAATTTTACTGAGCTGAAAACGAATGGCGTATTCGCGTTCATCAACGGTAAACGTGCTTAACCAAAAGACTAAAAACGCCGTAAATACGATAGCGGCAATCGATGAAACTTTAACCTTCATAAAGAGACTCCTAAATAATCTCTAAGGGAAATCGCGCGAACGTGGATCATCGCGGCCATCTTGAGCGCTTACACCTGAAACACCGGATTGTTTAGACGCAGCGCCGGTGTTGCTATTAAAATTGCCAGCACGCGTAGCGTTGTCAGGTGTTGCATTTTTGTTTTTGAGGATTTGATCTAAAGGCAAATACATCATGTTGCCGCTGCCCTTCACATCCACCATCACTTTAGAACTTTTGCTTAATACTTCTTCTACCGCTTCAATATATAAACGCTCGCGTGTTACTTTCGGCGCTTTTTCATATTCGGCTAATAGTTTTAAGAAACGTGAAGTTTCACCTTGCGCACTATTTACAATTCGCGCTTTATAACCGCGTGCTTCTTCAATATATTGTTCCGCACCACCACGCGCAACAGGAATAACTTTGTTGCGGTAAGCTTCTGCTTCACTTAAAAAGCGTTCTTTATCTTCACGCGCTTTATTTACATCTTCAAAAGACGCTTGAACTTCTTCGGGCGCTTCTGCGCGTGTCATGTTCACTTTAATTACGTTAACACCGGATTTGTAACGATCCATGATTTCTTGCAATAACACTTGGGTACGTTGCGCAATATCTTGACGGCTTTCTTTAATAACGTAATCCAAAGTATTTTTACCGACGATTTCACGAATCGCACTTTCGCTCGCTTGGCTCAAGGTACTTTCTGGATCTTTCAAATTAAACAAAAAATCGGCGGGATCAGAAATATTAAACTGAACTTCATATTCAACATTTACGATGTTTTCATCTTTGGTCAGCATGCGCGCAGTGTTTTTCATGGTGCGATAAGAAGACACGTCGATAATTTCACGCGATTGTACAAAGAGCGGAACCCAATGAGGGCCTGAGCCTACGGTATCCACATGGCGACCAAATTGTTTGATAACGGCGCGTTGGGTTTCATCGACGACAAAAAAGCCGAACAAGAACCATAAAGCAAAAACGACCGCTAGAATGATCATATACATTCTATTTTCGTCGTTACCGCCGCCTTTACCGCCAAAAAAATCGCTTAGCTTGCGAAAGATTGCATCGACATCATTGGAGTTATTGGTATTACGTTTACCCCAAGGGTCTCGCGGGCTACCGCCCGGCTCATTCCAAGCCATGTGAATATCCTCATTACGGTTCGAGATATTAAGAAGTGAATTCGGTGTGCATTCTAGGGGGGAGCGGCGGCCGCCGCAACCGATGAAACAGTTATTACTGAGTGACTTGATCGCTTAATTGATCACCGGCTTGATCAGTTATTTGATCAATGGCTAAACCCATTTGGTGTAGATGATCTTTGCGTAAACAGACATGCAAGAGACTATCGCCATCATTTTGCGCTTGTTCACTGAGTACTGCGCCCGCTTCGTAAAGCTGTGCGCGCTGCTTGGCCGCCTCGGGTTTTAAGCGTATCCAACCGCGAATCAATTCACCGGCAAAACAATTAACAATAGCTTGCTGTAATTCACTTAAACCTGCGCCCGTTTGTGCAGAAACATAGGCGGCGCGCGGCCGGCCATCTGGATCGGCGACGCACATGGGAGGTTGGCCAGAAAGGTCGATTTTGTTGTAAACCAATAATTGCGGGACGTCGGCAGCACCAATTTCGCGCAAAACTTCGTTGACCTTATCTATATATAGGTCACACAGCTCATCATTGGCATCAATGACGTGTAGCAACAAATCCGCTTCACGCGTTTCCAACAGCGTTGAACGGAACGCGGCAATCAGGTCATGCGGCAAATCGCGTACGAATCCTACCGTATCGGCCAACACGACATGTCCCAAACCCGGTAAGGCTAAACGTCTAACCGTAGGATCCAAGGTGGCGAATAATTGGTCGGCTGCGTACACATCAGCCACGGTCATGCGATTGAATAAAGTAGATTTGCCGGCATTGGTATAACCAACCAACGATACTGTTGGCACTGCGGCTTTTTGCCGAGAACGCCGATTTTGATCACGTTGCTGCGCGACTTTATCGAGCTTGTCTTCCAAAGAACGGATTCGCTGGGCGATTAAACGGCGATCGGTTTCGAGCTGCGTTTCGCCGGGACCGCGTAAACCAATACCGCCTTTTTGACGTTCTAAGTGGGTCCAGCCCCGCACGAGCCGTGACGATAAATGTTTAAGCTGCGCTAGCTCCACTTGCAGCTTGCCTTCAAAACTGCGGGCGCGTTGCGCAAAAATATCCAAAATCAAACCGGTACGATCAAGCACCCGGCAACCCAAGACTTTTTCTAGGTTACGCTCTTGGCTAGCACTTAAGGGGCGACTAAAAAGTACGATTTCTACTTTATGCTCTTCCACTTGCAAGCGGATTTCTTCAACTTTACCACTGCCCACACAATAACGCGGATCAGCTCTGTTACGCTGCGCGCTAATAGTGGCAAGAGGATCGGCGCCTGCGGAAACGGCTAAGGCGTGAAATTCTTCGATGGCTCCGTCCCCGCGACGAGGACCAAATTGCACATCAACTAATAAGGCTCGTTCCCCGTGACGGGGTCGTTCAAATAAATTCCAACCCATTTATGTCACGGAGTGCGAGCGCATAGATTACTCGTCAAAACTAATGTTGATTGGTTTTGAAGGCACGATGGTTGAAACAGCGTGCTTGTAAACCATTTGGCTAACCGTGTTTTTCAACAAGATCACAAACTGATCAAATGATTCTATTTGTCCTTGCAGCTTGATGCCGTTGACCAGAAAGATCGAGACGGGTACATGTTCCTTGCGCAAGGCATTCAAAAAGGGTTCTTGTAGGTGTTGCCCTTTTGCCATATGCGTTCTCCAGTTAAGTTTTTGTTTGGTTTCAAATAATAAGACAACTTCATTACGTACAAATTCTAGCACAGTGCGGTTAATTCGTTGCGCATCTACGAATTTTTTGCGATGAACGTATCGATCATTGCTGCAAATCGTTCAACTTGTTGATGCAGATTGCATTCAAGCGGATCTTGAATACATAAAGCCTGCTCCGTGCGCAACCACGTTAGCTGCCGTTTGGCTAGCTGACGCGTAGCAATAATACCCTTATTTTGCAGAGTTTGCCGATCATATTCGCCCTCTAAATAATTCCACACTTGACGGTAACCTACCGCACGGATCGATGGCAAAGTTTTGTATAGGTCTTTGCGCGTGCGTAATGCAATCACTTCATCAATAAAACCTTGTTGCAACATTAATTCAAAACGTTGTGCAATACGCGCATGCAACTGTGCGCGATCATCAGGTACCAACGCAAGTTTTAATATGGGTGCTGGCCATGCATGCGGAGGTGTTGCTTGTTGCAAACTTGTCATTGTTTGTCCGCTAATTTTTTGTACTTCTAATGCACGCAAAATTCGCTGCGGATCATTGGGATGAATGCGTGCAGCAGCAACGGGATCTAATTGCGCTAAACGTTGATGTAATTTTTCTAAACCTTGTGTAGTTAATTCGTGTTGCAATGCGGCGCGTATTGCAACATCCGCATCGGGCAAATCTGACAAGCCTTGTAACAACGCACGAAAATACAACATGGTACCGCCGACTAAACACGGCCATCGGCCTTGTTGCCACGCCGTTTGAATGGCTACACGCGCATCTTCAACAAATCGCGCAGCGGAATAAATTTCTGCTGGATCACAAATATCAATCAATGCATGTGGCGCACGCAATAAAGTTGCTGCATCAGGTTTTGCAGTGCCGATGTTCATGCCACGATAAACCATGCCGGAATCAACACTGATCAAACTCAAGGGCCAACGCTCTGCTAAAGCCATCGCCAAATCAGTTTTACCCGATGCGGTGGGCCCCATTAAACAAATTAAAGGTATGCTCATGCGAATAAAATTTATTGGCCACGCATAAATAATTTATCCAACTGATCAATATTCAGCTGAATCCAGGTAGGTCTGCCATGATTGCATTGACCGCTGCGCTCGGTAATTTCCATATCACGTAACAGTGCATTCATTTCAGGCAAGGTTAATTTACGATTTGCACGAATGGAAGCATGACACGCCATGGTTGATAATAATTCATTGCGCTCATTTTCAATGCGCTGACTACGACCATGCTCAGCTAAATCTGCCAACACATCTCGCACTAATGCATCTATATCCGCTTCTTTTAGCAAACTTGGCACTCGTCGTACCGTTATAGTTTCAACACCCGTACGATGCAATTCAAAACCATATTCTTCAAAAGTAGTTTGATATTGTTCCGTTAAATCAGCTTCACGTTGACTAACGTTCAAGGTCAACGGCAACAACAACGGCATTGACAACATCGCAGCAGCATCATGTTCAACTTTTAAACGCTCGTAAGTGATGCGCTCATGCGCAGCATGCATATCAATCATCACCAGACCTTGCGCGTTTTCAGCCAAGATATAAATGCCATGCAATTGCGCCAGCGCATAACCTAGTGGTGGCGTATCCCTATTTAAATTTGGATTTAAATTTGGATTTGATGGATACGATTGCCCAATGTGGTTGAATCCAGTGTTGCTAGATGCGGTGCTGTATAACGCTTGATAGGTCGCCAAGGATTCATGCACGGCATTGTTCAAAAGGTTTAACGAATTATTTTGTGGTGTTGCCCAACCATTTGATAAGTCTATACGTCTTTCAAAAGCATTTTCTTTTAAACCCGAATTAACATGACCGGCGCGTGCGCTGGCTAAGACTTTATGTAAGGTCTTATAAATAAAATCGTGGACTAATTGACTATCACGAAACCGCACTTCGTATTTAGCCGGATGCGCATTCACATCTACCAAGGTTGGATCCATTTCTAAATACAAAACATAAGCAGGATGACGACCATGAAACAAAACATCTTGGTAAGATTGACGGACTGCATGCGTCACTACTTTATCGCGCACCATGCGGCGATTAACATAAAAATATTGCATGTCGGCTTGGCTGCGTGAAAACGTCGGCAATCCAACCCAACCGGACAAGCGCAAACCCGCACCGGACTCATCAAAATAAATACTTTGTTCCAACAAACCTTTGCCACACACTGCATTTACACGTATGGCTTGTGATTCAGCGCCCACTGGAATTACAAAAATTGCTTGTTGGTTATGACTCAAACGAATTTCAGCATCAGCACAGCCTAATGCTAACCGTTTCACCATTTGTTCAATATGACTAAATTCGGTTTTATCGACGCGCAAGAATTTGCGGCGCGCGGGTACATTAAAAAATAAATCTCGTACTTCAACCGTTGCACCTTGTGCATGACGCGCAGGTGCGATGGTAAAATTTTGTCCGTCGATTTCCCACGCTTCACTTGCGTGTTGCGCTTGAGAAATTAATCGCAGATTTGAAACGGATGCAATACTGGGCAAGGCTTCGCCGCGAAATCCAAAAGAGCCCACACGTTCTAAATCATCCAGCGATGCGATTTTACTGGTGGCATGGCGATCTAACGCCAGCGCTAATTGTTCGCGCTCAATACCATAACCATTATCACGCACGCGAATAAGACGTTTACCGCCTGCTTCGATATCAATATCAATGCGCGTCGCGCCCGCATCTAAACTATTTTCTAATAATTCTTTAACCACAGACGCAGGTCGCTCGATGACTTCACCGGCCGCAATTTGATTAATTAATAAAGAAGGTAATTTTTGAATCAGTGGCATTACAGTCTCATCGCGAGGTCGGTCGACGTTACAACATTTCAACGAAGGGTATTATCCTAATTCACGCGCTGAGCCGCTAGCTTAATAGACAAAGCGTCATGCACGAGAGGAAAGCGAGACAGAAAAACCGAAGGTAATTAGTTTTGAGCGACCGTATGAACCGATTGCGGTACTTCTTTGATGCCGCGATATTGATAAGCTAACCACGTACCGGGCGGCGCTTTACGAGCAAAATAGCGTTTTAAACCACCGACAATGCCGGTCGCCATTTTTTGTTGATACGCTTTATCACCCAGACGTTTTTCTTCTTTGGGATTTGAGATAAACGCAGTCTCAATCAAAATTGATGGGATATCAGGTGATTTTAAAACGACAAAACCGGCTTGTTGCACAGTTTTACGATGCAATTGCGCAAAGCGTTTAAGCTCACTTAAAATTTCACCACCCACATCTAAACTGGATTGAATAGTAGCGGTTTGAGACAAATCGAGTAGCACCGATGCCACCATTTTATCTTTGTCACCCAAACTCACGCCGCCGATTAAATCTGATGCGTTTTCGCGATCCGCTAACCATTTAGCTGCTTCCGACGTTGCGCCTTTTAATGATAATGCGTAAACCGATGCGCCGGTTGCATTAGGATGATTAATCGCATCCGCATGCACTGATACAAACAAATCTGCTTTGTGGGCACGCGCTTTATTAATGCGATCACGTAATGGTAAATAATAATCTCCATCACGAATCAGTACCGCTTTCATGCCTTTTTCACGTTCAATGCTGTCAGCAAGTACCCGCGCAATCTGTAACACGACATCTTTTTCACGCGTGCCATAACGACCGCTAGCGCCGGGATCTTTACCGCCGTGACCTGCATCAATCGCAATCACAACATCGCGTAAACCTTTTTCATCAAATAAATTTTTTACTGCCGCCGTAGTCGTGCTTGCGGTGGGCGAAGGCACTGGTAATGCAGGGATGACTGCGGTCGCAGGCTGTATCGGTGTTGATGCCAATACCGATGAAGTTACCGAAGCAGATGCTAAAGCCGGCAACGCAGGTGTCGTAAACAAATCCAAAACCAAACGATAACCTTGACCGCTTTCAGGTTTTAATAAAAAACTTTGCGGGCGCACGTGCTGATTCACATCTAAAACAATGCGCAAGCCCACTGGGTTAACGCGATCATTGCGCACCGCGCTACGAATACTGCGCACGATAGGCGCGCCCATCACAATTTCAGGGAAGGATTTGTTGAGAATAACGGCATCAAGATCTATCACGACCCGATCGGGATTATTTAAGGTAAACACGGAATGCCGGATCTCGCCGTCCAGTTCAAAAACCATACGTGTGCGTTCTTCTACCACCGAAACCCGCAGCTCGCCCATGGTGGCAATACGAGTGGCGGCATTAACAACAGGACTGGATAGCAATAGCAGCACCAGCGCATGGCTAGCGAAAATTTGAAGAGAACGGGTGATCAGCGACATCGGTGATTTCATTAACACGCTGGTTCCTAACAAAAAGTGCATCTAACAGTTCAGCAATAGTGTCTGAGAACTATAGGCAATTGCAAGGATTTTTTCAATAAAAATAATAAGATACAAGAACTTTGTAATGTAACAACCTAGGATTTTAGAGCGGCTAACCACGCCTCCCCTTGTGTTGAACAAGCCTGTAATTGGGCTTCGCGGCTGCTTATATTGTCGACATCCTGCCTACCAACGGGTAGCGTCAAGGTAATCAACAAATCGGGTTCCGGTAATACCCCTCGTCCTCGTGAGGGCCATTCGACCAACAAAATAGCGTCTCCAAAATAATCACGAATCCCCATTTCTTCGAGTTCATTGGGATCCATTAAACGATATAAATCAAAATGATAGACCACTGGCTGCACATCCTCATAAACCTCAACCAAGGTATAAGTAGGACTTTTCACCAAACCTTGATGACCCCGCGCACGTAAAAAACCGCGCGCAAAACTGGTTTTACCGGCGCCTAACGAACCTTCCAGATGGATACACGCATGCAACGGCGCAGCATGCGCAACTTCGGCCGCTAAAGCCGCGGTTGCCGTTTCATCGAT from Gammaproteobacteria bacterium includes these protein-coding regions:
- the hflC gene encoding protease modulator HflC; translation: MKVKVSSIAAIVFTAFLVFWLSTFTVDEREYAIRFQLSKIVKADYKPGLHFKWPFIESARKFDKRIQTVDLPPEKFLTAEKKNVEVDAFVKWRIVDITKFYKATGRGSMTMANDRLSRTIVDALKGQFGLRAIQEVISGDRTEIMNVVRKNVDIEAQKLGIEIVDVRLKRVDFSREVSQSVYDRMIKEREAAAQDFRSRGDEEARKLRARSEREREEILSKAYSEAEIIRGEGDAQAAQIYAKAYGRNPEFYAFHRSLQAYRNALGKEGDMLILDPNSDFFRYLKDSAGKR
- a CDS encoding adenylosuccinate synthase, encoding MAKNVLVLGTQWGDEGKGKIVDMLTDRGVAAVVRFQGGHNAGHTLVINGEKTVLHLIPSGILRENVECLIGNGVVVSPSALMEEIAMLEAKGVPARKRLKISEACPLILPYHVAIDQARERARGSAAIGTTGRGIGPAYEDKVARRAIRLGDLLHRERFAAKLGEVLDVHNFMLKHYYKTDTFDFQQLLDETLAIAEHVLPMMDDVSTRVQYWIAQDKPILFEGAQGTLLDVDHGTYPFVTSSNTTAGGACTGSGMGPLDLDYVLGITKAYTTRVGAGPFPTELFDAMGEHLAKRGHEFGSTTGRARRCGWFDAVALRRAVQINSVSGLCVTKLDVLDGLETLRICVGYKVDGKELDMPPVGAEAYAACEPVYIDMPGWQTSTVGVRQFDKLPIEAKNYLHKMQEVVGIPIDIVSTSPDRDDNILLRDPFAQ
- the hflK gene encoding FtsH protease activity modulator HflK — protein: MAWNEPGGSPRDPWGKRNTNNSNDVDAIFRKLSDFFGGKGGGNDENRMYMIILAVVFALWFLFGFFVVDETQRAVIKQFGRHVDTVGSGPHWVPLFVQSREIIDVSSYRTMKNTARMLTKDENIVNVEYEVQFNISDPADFLFNLKDPESTLSQASESAIREIVGKNTLDYVIKESRQDIAQRTQVLLQEIMDRYKSGVNVIKVNMTRAEAPEEVQASFEDVNKAREDKERFLSEAEAYRNKVIPVARGGAEQYIEEARGYKARIVNSAQGETSRFLKLLAEYEKAPKVTRERLYIEAVEEVLSKSSKVMVDVKGSGNMMYLPLDQILKNKNATPDNATRAGNFNSNTGAASKQSGVSGVSAQDGRDDPRSRDFP
- the hflX gene encoding GTPase HflX, giving the protein MGWNLFERPRHGERALLVDVQFGPRRGDGAIEEFHALAVSAGADPLATISAQRNRADPRYCVGSGKVEEIRLQVEEHKVEIVLFSRPLSASQERNLEKVLGCRVLDRTGLILDIFAQRARSFEGKLQVELAQLKHLSSRLVRGWTHLERQKGGIGLRGPGETQLETDRRLIAQRIRSLEDKLDKVAQQRDQNRRSRQKAAVPTVSLVGYTNAGKSTLFNRMTVADVYAADQLFATLDPTVRRLALPGLGHVVLADTVGFVRDLPHDLIAAFRSTLLETREADLLLHVIDANDELCDLYIDKVNEVLREIGAADVPQLLVYNKIDLSGQPPMCVADPDGRPRAAYVSAQTGAGLSELQQAIVNCFAGELIRGWIRLKPEAAKQRAQLYEAGAVLSEQAQNDGDSLLHVCLRKDHLHQMGLAIDQITDQAGDQLSDQVTQ
- the hfq gene encoding RNA chaperone Hfq, coding for MAKGQHLQEPFLNALRKEHVPVSIFLVNGIKLQGQIESFDQFVILLKNTVSQMVYKHAVSTIVPSKPINISFDE
- the mutL gene encoding DNA mismatch repair endonuclease MutL, with the translated sequence MPLIQKLPSLLINQIAAGEVIERPASVVKELLENSLDAGATRIDIDIEAGGKRLIRVRDNGYGIEREQLALALDRHATSKIASLDDLERVGSFGFRGEALPSIASVSNLRLISQAQHASEAWEIDGQNFTIAPARHAQGATVEVRDLFFNVPARRKFLRVDKTEFSHIEQMVKRLALGCADAEIRLSHNQQAIFVIPVGAESQAIRVNAVCGKGLLEQSIYFDESGAGLRLSGWVGLPTFSRSQADMQYFYVNRRMVRDKVVTHAVRQSYQDVLFHGRHPAYVLYLEMDPTLVDVNAHPAKYEVRFRDSQLVHDFIYKTLHKVLASARAGHVNSGLKENAFERRIDLSNGWATPQNNSLNLLNNAVHESLATYQALYSTASSNTGFNHIGQSYPSNPNLNPNLNRDTPPLGYALAQLHGIYILAENAQGLVMIDMHAAHERITYERLKVEHDAAAMLSMPLLLPLTLNVSQREADLTEQYQTTFEEYGFELHRTGVETITVRRVPSLLKEADIDALVRDVLADLAEHGRSQRIENERNELLSTMACHASIRANRKLTLPEMNALLRDMEITERSGQCNHGRPTWIQLNIDQLDKLFMRGQ
- a CDS encoding ATP phosphoribosyltransferase regulatory subunit translates to MTDNRWLLPEGIQEILPQEAARLELLRRRLLDQYASWGYELVIPPLIEYLESLLIGAGSDLELQTFKITDQLNGRMMGIRADMTPQVARIDAHQLRRDEPTRLCYIGTVLHTRPDGFAGSRSPVQTGAELYGHEGPASDIEIISLMIETLRAAGLQELYIDIGHVGIYREVANAAGFDKAQTDTVFDLLQRKALVEIREYLTANKVNANAQAMLLALVELNGDISVLNKARTQLKAAGKKVVEALDYLTQVAEGVQQRAPDLNLHFDLAELRGYHYHQTGVVFAAYAPGEGQEVARGGRYDGIGAVFGRPRAATGFSTDLNALMRLTTHDIKNIAAIYAPVVSAQDEAALWQAITTLRAQGECVIQALPETDTKKIVNPAALSCNRQLLKTAQGWQVKPL
- the miaA gene encoding tRNA (adenosine(37)-N6)-dimethylallyltransferase MiaA; this translates as MSIPLICLMGPTASGKTDLAMALAERWPLSLISVDSGMVYRGMNIGTAKPDAATLLRAPHALIDICDPAEIYSAARFVEDARVAIQTAWQQGRWPCLVGGTMLYFRALLQGLSDLPDADVAIRAALQHELTTQGLEKLHQRLAQLDPVAAARIHPNDPQRILRALEVQKISGQTMTSLQQATPPHAWPAPILKLALVPDDRAQLHARIAQRFELMLQQGFIDEVIALRTRKDLYKTLPSIRAVGYRQVWNYLEGEYDRQTLQNKGIIATRQLAKRQLTWLRTEQALCIQDPLECNLHQQVERFAAMIDTFIAKNS
- a CDS encoding DUF2065 domain-containing protein; amino-acid sequence: MAWHSIVTSIALLLVIEGLLPFAAPQRWRNMMQQIALMPDRALRISGLSSMLLGVVLLYWLS